A stretch of the Rosa rugosa chromosome 5, drRosRugo1.1, whole genome shotgun sequence genome encodes the following:
- the LOC133710293 gene encoding uncharacterized protein LOC133710293 isoform X2, whose amino-acid sequence MESSIAAPPATRSSHEKLVQRVILLAIRGQNCPICLGSLEPRSAAVLEACKHAYCLRCIRRWSTLRRKCPLCNSNFDSWFHNITLSSPNFHTQILPPLNTNASRTRSGEHPRYVMNERRRSRPLPWRRSFGRPGSVAADVIAQRKLQWRASIYGRRLQAVASAPRNRVRVSVPVNDVVKERVLQRVEPWIRRELQVLLGDRDPSVVVHVATSLFIASLEKKDCVSSEQRNVLDNFLQPLRPFLLDRTDMFWHELRCFAESPFNMETYDAVVEYRRLS is encoded by the exons atgGAATCGTCAATCGCTGCACCGCCGGCGACAAGAAGCAGCCACGAGAAGCTGGTACAGAGAGTAATATTGCTGGCGATCCGAGGGCAAAACTGTCCAATATGCTTAGGAAGCCTCGAGCCTCGCAGCGCGGCGGTGCTGGAGGCGTGTAAGCACGCGTACTGCCTCCGATGCATTCGCAGGTGGAGCACTTTGAGACGAAAATGCCCGCTCTGTAATTCCAACTTCGACTCTTGGTTCCATAACATCACCCTTTCTTCTCCAAATTTCCACACACAGATTTTACCGCCGCTCAATACTAACGCTTCTCGAACTAGAAGCGGCGAACATCCAAG GTATGTGATGAATGAGCGGCGGCGATCACGGCCGTTGCCATGGCGGCGATCGTTTGGACGGCCAGGTTCTGTGGCTGCAGATGTGATCGCTCAGAGGAAGCTTCAGTGGCGTgcaag TATATATGGCAGACGTTTGCAAGCTGTTGCTTCAGCTCCAAGAAACCGTGTTCGAGTG AGTGTGCCGGTTAACGATGTGGTGAAGGAGAGAGTGTTGCAAAGAGTAGAACCTTGGATTAGAAGAGAGCTGCAGGTTCTTCTTGGAGACCGAGATCCGTCTGTTGTTGTTCATGTGGCCACCTCGCTATTCATTGCAAGCCTGGAAAAGAAGGATTGTGTCTCTTCAGAGCAACGTAATGTACTAGATAACTTCCTTCAGCCGTTGCGCCCTTTCCTCCTTGATCGAACTGATATGTTTTGGCACGAATTAAG ATGTTTTGCAGAAAGTCCGTTTAACATGGAAACCTATGATGCCGTTGTTGAGTACAGAAGGCTGAGTtga
- the LOC133710293 gene encoding uncharacterized protein LOC133710293 isoform X1, translated as MESSIAAPPATRSSHEKLVQRVILLAIRGQNCPICLGSLEPRSAAVLEACKHAYCLRCIRRWSTLRRKCPLCNSNFDSWFHNITLSSPNFHTQILPPLNTNASRTRSGEHPRYVMNERRRSRPLPWRRSFGRPGSVAADVIAQRKLQWRASIYGRRLQAVASAPRNRVRVVCACHYSISVPVNDVVKERVLQRVEPWIRRELQVLLGDRDPSVVVHVATSLFIASLEKKDCVSSEQRNVLDNFLQPLRPFLLDRTDMFWHELRCFAESPFNMETYDAVVEYRRLS; from the exons atgGAATCGTCAATCGCTGCACCGCCGGCGACAAGAAGCAGCCACGAGAAGCTGGTACAGAGAGTAATATTGCTGGCGATCCGAGGGCAAAACTGTCCAATATGCTTAGGAAGCCTCGAGCCTCGCAGCGCGGCGGTGCTGGAGGCGTGTAAGCACGCGTACTGCCTCCGATGCATTCGCAGGTGGAGCACTTTGAGACGAAAATGCCCGCTCTGTAATTCCAACTTCGACTCTTGGTTCCATAACATCACCCTTTCTTCTCCAAATTTCCACACACAGATTTTACCGCCGCTCAATACTAACGCTTCTCGAACTAGAAGCGGCGAACATCCAAG GTATGTGATGAATGAGCGGCGGCGATCACGGCCGTTGCCATGGCGGCGATCGTTTGGACGGCCAGGTTCTGTGGCTGCAGATGTGATCGCTCAGAGGAAGCTTCAGTGGCGTgcaag TATATATGGCAGACGTTTGCAAGCTGTTGCTTCAGCTCCAAGAAACCGTGTTCGAGTGGTATGTGCATGCCATTACTCAATA AGTGTGCCGGTTAACGATGTGGTGAAGGAGAGAGTGTTGCAAAGAGTAGAACCTTGGATTAGAAGAGAGCTGCAGGTTCTTCTTGGAGACCGAGATCCGTCTGTTGTTGTTCATGTGGCCACCTCGCTATTCATTGCAAGCCTGGAAAAGAAGGATTGTGTCTCTTCAGAGCAACGTAATGTACTAGATAACTTCCTTCAGCCGTTGCGCCCTTTCCTCCTTGATCGAACTGATATGTTTTGGCACGAATTAAG ATGTTTTGCAGAAAGTCCGTTTAACATGGAAACCTATGATGCCGTTGTTGAGTACAGAAGGCTGAGTtga